The region TTTCGGCTGATCGAAGACGATGAGCCACTTCCCCATTCTCTGCACAAGGGTGAAAAAGATCTTGGGTGGATGCTTCTTGATATTGATTACACCGATAATATGACTCCCAGGTTTTTTAGAGCGGTTATGAAGGAAGGCATAATCGAAGTGCCAAGGCTAGAAGAGGGGGAATAGTATGTGATTATAAATTCGCTGTATCAGTATTATGAAAGACTGCTTGAAGACCCTGATTCCGGTGTAAGTCGGCCTGGTTTCAATAAGGTGAAAGTTTCTTTTGCACTGATAATCTCTAATACAGGTGAGTTGCTTGATATCGTCGATTTACGCGAAATCAAGGGGAAAAAACTTGTTTTACGTGAACTGGATGTACCCGAGCAAATAAAACGTGCTTCAGGAATATCGGCCAATTTTATGTGTGATAACTGCATGTACGTGCTTGGAATAAAACGAAAAAAAAATGATAAAAAAGAAAGAATTAGAGATGCATTTGAAGCATTTACTGCCCTTCATGAAAAAATTCTTGGAGAAGTCGATGATGAAGGTGCAATTGCTATTTTAAGGTTTTTACGACAATGGGACATAGACAATGCTGATAAACATCCCAAAATAGTTGAGGTAATCGATGATATTTCAGAGGGGGGGAATTTAGTATTCCGATTGGAAGGGGCTCAGGGCTACATTCATGAAAGAAAAGCGATAATTGAAGCTTGGCATAGTTATCGTTCAAGACAATCATCAGAGGTAATTAGCCAATGTCTAGTTACCGGTAAAAAATCATCTATTGCCAGGTTACACCCCAATATCAAAGGTGTAACAGGGGCCCAATCAAGTGGGGCTTCCTTAGTTTCTTTTAATCTTGATGCTTTTACATCTTACGGTAAAAGCCAGAGTTATAATGCTCCCGTAAGTGAAAATGTAGCATTTGGCTATACGACGGCACTTAACTATTTGTTAACCAATGAAAAACATAGAGTACGCATTGGGGATACAACGACAGTTTTTTGGGCTGAACGTTCAGGTGGTTTGGAAGAAGATCTGCTGGGAGCTTTGTTTTTTCCTGCAAATAATACAAAAAAGAAAGAGGGGGATGACCAAAATATAATAACAATAGATCCAAAAACAGTAAAATTACTGCATGATATTTTTTCAAGAATTCGTGCTGGAGAACCGGTAAATATAGGGTTAGATGGAATTGACCCACAAGTTAATTTTTATATTTTAGGACTTGCGCCTAATGCAAGCAGGCTTTCTGTTAGGTTCTGGCATGTTGACCAGTATGGGAAATTTATAGAAAAAATCGCTCAACATTACATTGACCTAGCGATTGTAAAAAGCTTTGAAAATGAGCCGGATTATATTTCTATTGATATGATATTAAAAGAAACTGCGCCTTTGGGTGACTATAAAAAGATTCCGCCCCTTTTAGGCGGTGCGTTAATACGTTCAATACTAACGGGTATACCCTATCCCCAGACTTTATACCATTTAATTATTTCAAGGATCAGAGCAGATCAAAAAGTCAATTATACACGGGCGGCTATAATTAAAGCTTGTCTGGTTAGAAATCAACGTTATTATAAACGAGGAAATGAGGTGAAGATTTCTATGGCTTTAGAGGAGCAAAACACGAATGTTGCTTACAGATTGGGAAGATTGTTCGCTCTTTTAGAAAAGGTACAGGAGGATGCTAATCCAGATTTAAATTCTACAATAAAAGACAGATATTTTGGTGCGGCTTCTGCTACTCCAGGTTCTATCTTTCCAATTCTACTCAGATTGGCCCAACATCATATAGCAAAAGCTAAGTATGGAAGATTAATGGACGAACGCATTGAAGAGGTAATAAATAGCATAACAAATTTCCCGGCCTATTTAAACTTAGAAGAACAGGGATTATTTGTTCTTGGTTACTATCACCAGCGCAAAGCGCTGTTTACAAAAAATGAAAAGAAAGAGGGATAAAGTATGGCTGATTTTGTACAAAACAGATATGAGTTTGTTCTTTTGTTTGATGTGGAAAACGGTAATCCTAATGGTGATCCTGATGCTGGCAATATGCCTCGAATTGATGCTGAAACAGGACTTGGTTTGGTGACGGATGTATGTTTAAAGCGTAAAATCAGAAATTATGTAGATATTGTTAAGAATGGGATTGAAGGTTATGACATTTATGTAAGAGAGGGAGCGGTATTGAATGCTCAACATAGAAAAGCTTATGAATTTTATGGAATAGAACCTGAATCCAAAAAACTTCCCAAGGAAGTAGAGGAAGCTAGAAAAATCACGAAATTTATGTGCCATCATTTTTTCGATATTCGAGCTTTTGGGGCTGTTATGACAACTGAAGTAAACTGTGGACAGGTTCGTGGACCTGTTCAGCTTAATTTCGCCAGAAGTATAGATCCAATTGTCCAACAAGAAGTAACCATTACTAGAATGGCCGTAACTTCAGAAAAAGATGCAGAGAAAAAAGAACGGGAAATGGGTCGTAAACATATTGTTCCTTATGCACTTTACAGGGTAGAAGGTTATATATCTGCTCACCTTGCTGAGAAGACCGGTTTTACTGAAGATGATTTGGAGATTTTATGGGATGCACTTATTAATATGTTCGACCACGACCGTTCTGCGGCAAGAGGGAAGATGGCTTCTCGCAAACTGATTATTTTTAAACATGAAACAGCTTTGGGAAATGCTCCTGCTCACAAACTGTTTGATCTTGTGAAGATATCTAGGAAAGATCCAGGTCGCCCGGCCCGCTCATTTGAAGATTACGAGGTTATAATTGACTACTCGGCGTTGCCTGCCGGAGTTAACCTGATAGAAAAATAAATGAAAACTAAGTTTTATGACGATGAGGACCTGCTGCCTTTATCCGGTATTCAGCATTTTGCCTATTGCGAAAGGCAGTGGGCCCTCATTCACATTGAAAAGCAATGGGCGGAAAACGTGAGGACCGTTGAGGGTAAACAATTGCATGAAAGAGTAGATGATCCATACTTTAATGAGACAAGAACCAATATTAAAATAGTGCGTTCAGTTCCCTTGGTATCTAGGTTCTTAGGTCTTTATGGAGTAGCTGATGTTATTGAATATCAACAAACCAGTTACCCGAGTTTTAGAATAGTTGAATATAAGAGGGGTAAGCCTAAACAAGATGATAGAGATGAGGTACAGTTATGTGCTCAAGCTATTTGTTTGGAGGAAATGATGGGATACAATTGGATTATGGTTACTTATTTTATGGTGAAACTAGACACAGACACAGAGTTGTTTTTAATGAAAAACTCAGAGAAAGAGTAATTTATTTGGCAGAGAGAATGCATATGATTTTTGAACAAGGAATAACACCCATTGCAATAAAAAACATAAAATGCAAAAATTGTTCACTTGTAGAACTTTGTGTGCCGGAACTTGGTAGGAAGAGAAATACTGTTTTAAATTATTTAACAGAACTAATTAGGGAGATGGAAGACGAAATAACAGGAGATTAGTATCATGAGAAAAATGCTGAATGTTTTATATGTAACCACACCGGAAGCTTTTTTAGCCAAAGAAGGTGAAAATCTTATTGTTAAAGTCCAAGAAAAAGTAATATTTCGTGCACCTATTCATTATTTAGAAGGAATAGTGACTTTTGGTTATATGGGGGCAAGTCCGGCACTATTAGGCATGTGTGCAGAAAAAGGAGTATCTGTAACATTTTTGAATGAACACGGAAAATTCTTAGCATCAGTTGCTGGACCTGTAAAAGGCAATGTGTTACTAAGAAGAAAACAATATAGAATGGCCGATTCCGTTAAAGACAGTAGCAAGATTGCCTCAAGGTTTATTATGGGCAAAATTGCTAACAGCAAAACAGTTTTAAGACGATTTATTAGTGACCATGGGAATAAACATGGAGTCGAAAATATTGAAAATATCTGCAGGGAAATGGCTAGGAGCATTATTAATTTAAATAAAGTTACTTCATTAGAGGAAATAAGGGGCATTGAAGGTAACATAGCAAAACACTATTTCTCATCTTTTAATCAAATGATTTTGCATCAAAAAGAACATTTTTTTATGAATGAACGCAATCGCAGGCCTCCCTTGGATAACCTAAATTCTCTATTATCTTTTCTATATACATTATTAGTGAATGAAACCAGGTCTGCTTTAGAGACTGTTGGGCTAGATCCTTATGTTGGTTTTTTGCATCGTGATAGGCCAGGAAGACCAGGACTTGCATTAGACCTTATGGAAGAATTAAGAGCATATTTAGCAGATAGATTAGCATTAAGTTTAATTAACCGAAAACAGATTACAGAAATGGACTTTACCAGGAAGGAATCGGGTGCAGTGATTATTAAGGAAAAGGGCAGAAAAACAATATTAGAAGCATGGCAAAAAAGGAAGAGGGAGGAAATAACTCATCCATTTTTGAATGAAAAAATACCAATTGGTTTGTTGCCATATGCTCAAGCATTGCTATTATCCAGGTATTTGAGAGGTGACTTAGATGATTATCCACCTTTCATCTGGAAATAAAAGGGGCTGATTTTATGATGGTGCTAATAACATATGACGTTAATACAACAACGGAGGCAGGAAGAAAAAGGCTCAGGCGTGTTGCAAAACAATGTACAGATTATGGACAAAGAGTACAAAACTCTGTATTTGAGTGTTTAGTTGACCCAGCACAGTTTGCTCAACTTAGACATAAACTTGAAAAAATAATAGATGTTGAACAGGATAGTTTAAGATACTATTTTTTGGGCAAGAACTGGAGGAATAGAGTCGAGCATGTTGGTGTGAAACATGGTTTTGATCCTGAAGATAGTCTAATTTTATAGCGGTAAAAGTGCGGACCACATGTGAACGTGTTTTTCCTGAGGTTTCGCACCTTAAAGG is a window of Carboxydocella sporoproducens DSM 16521 DNA encoding:
- the cas8c gene encoding type I-C CRISPR-associated protein Cas8c/Csd1; this encodes MIINSLYQYYERLLEDPDSGVSRPGFNKVKVSFALIISNTGELLDIVDLREIKGKKLVLRELDVPEQIKRASGISANFMCDNCMYVLGIKRKKNDKKERIRDAFEAFTALHEKILGEVDDEGAIAILRFLRQWDIDNADKHPKIVEVIDDISEGGNLVFRLEGAQGYIHERKAIIEAWHSYRSRQSSEVISQCLVTGKKSSIARLHPNIKGVTGAQSSGASLVSFNLDAFTSYGKSQSYNAPVSENVAFGYTTALNYLLTNEKHRVRIGDTTTVFWAERSGGLEEDLLGALFFPANNTKKKEGDDQNIITIDPKTVKLLHDIFSRIRAGEPVNIGLDGIDPQVNFYILGLAPNASRLSVRFWHVDQYGKFIEKIAQHYIDLAIVKSFENEPDYISIDMILKETAPLGDYKKIPPLLGGALIRSILTGIPYPQTLYHLIISRIRADQKVNYTRAAIIKACLVRNQRYYKRGNEVKISMALEEQNTNVAYRLGRLFALLEKVQEDANPDLNSTIKDRYFGAASATPGSIFPILLRLAQHHIAKAKYGRLMDERIEEVINSITNFPAYLNLEEQGLFVLGYYHQRKALFTKNEKKEG
- the cas7c gene encoding type I-C CRISPR-associated protein Cas7/Csd2 encodes the protein MADFVQNRYEFVLLFDVENGNPNGDPDAGNMPRIDAETGLGLVTDVCLKRKIRNYVDIVKNGIEGYDIYVREGAVLNAQHRKAYEFYGIEPESKKLPKEVEEARKITKFMCHHFFDIRAFGAVMTTEVNCGQVRGPVQLNFARSIDPIVQQEVTITRMAVTSEKDAEKKEREMGRKHIVPYALYRVEGYISAHLAEKTGFTEDDLEILWDALINMFDHDRSAARGKMASRKLIIFKHETALGNAPAHKLFDLVKISRKDPGRPARSFEDYEVIIDYSALPAGVNLIEK
- the cas1c gene encoding type I-C CRISPR-associated endonuclease Cas1c, which translates into the protein MRKMLNVLYVTTPEAFLAKEGENLIVKVQEKVIFRAPIHYLEGIVTFGYMGASPALLGMCAEKGVSVTFLNEHGKFLASVAGPVKGNVLLRRKQYRMADSVKDSSKIASRFIMGKIANSKTVLRRFISDHGNKHGVENIENICREMARSIINLNKVTSLEEIRGIEGNIAKHYFSSFNQMILHQKEHFFMNERNRRPPLDNLNSLLSFLYTLLVNETRSALETVGLDPYVGFLHRDRPGRPGLALDLMEELRAYLADRLALSLINRKQITEMDFTRKESGAVIIKEKGRKTILEAWQKRKREEITHPFLNEKIPIGLLPYAQALLLSRYLRGDLDDYPPFIWK
- the cas2 gene encoding CRISPR-associated endonuclease Cas2, producing the protein MMVLITYDVNTTTEAGRKRLRRVAKQCTDYGQRVQNSVFECLVDPAQFAQLRHKLEKIIDVEQDSLRYYFLGKNWRNRVEHVGVKHGFDPEDSLIL